TGATCGAGCGGCAGATGTCGCAACCGGCTGATCGGCTGGCGGGACAGGTGCGCATCGATTGTCCGGAACTGATGGGCACGCACTTGATCATTGCGCAACTCGCGGCATTTCATGATCAGCACCCCGAGATCAGCTTCGACTTCATTAATTCGGCGGTGTCATCGAAGCTCACGCAGAGCCACAGCGACATCATTATCCGCTTGCGCAGACCGGAGAACGGTAACTTCACCATGCGCCGGGTCGGGACACTGATGCAGGGGCTTTTCTGCTCCCAGGCTTATGCCGATGCCAACGGTCTGCCGGCCGAGCCCGCCGACCTCAAGCACCACAGCCTGATCGGCTGGACCGAAGAAATGTCGTATATGCCGCTCGCCCAATGGTTGAGCGAAATGACCGGAGACCAGAAGCTGTGGATGCGCGTTTCAAACCTGAATGCGCAACTC
The sequence above is drawn from the Pseudomonas sp. St316 genome and encodes:
- a CDS encoding LysR family transcriptional regulator: MDWDDLKVFIFVAKSNNVTEAGISLKVSASTVSRKIAALEASLGTVLFSKKTNGYFLTEAGRALLPLALETQERFKLIERQMSQPADRLAGQVRIDCPELMGTHLIIAQLAAFHDQHPEISFDFINSAVSSKLTQSHSDIIIRLRRPENGNFTMRRVGTLMQGLFCSQAYADANGLPAEPADLKHHSLIGWTEEMSYMPLAQWLSEMTGDQKLWMRVSNLNAQLKAVEADLGIAALPAYVGYQSGLCQVLANRPAHRSEIWLLRNQATQGVSRVDRVVEYLTELFHGNAAGMH